Below is a genomic region from Fischerella sp. PCC 9605.
ATTCGTCAAGAAAAATGATGCACCTCCACGAATAGCAGTAGCAATCTGAATAGCATCTGGGGTTCTTAAGTTGTAATTTGCTCTTAGTTGTGCAGCAGTTTCAGCTATATCTGGAAAAACTTCGATAGTCGTCAATTCTTGGGAGTTAAACAAAATCTCACGATATTGTTGAGCTAATGTTGTGTTTCCTTGTCGTAAGGGATAGACTAACACTTATGTGATAGTCAAAACTGATGTGACAACACTAAATTCACCACGAAACATTGCTTCAAAGAAAACATCTGTAATATCCAAATAGTTATGATTTTCTTCAATAAAATAAATCAGTGGTGCAGTATCCAATCCCACAATTTGACCATGTAACTGGACTAGCCATTCCATGAATCACGTTCCTGATTAACATATTCTTGAGCATCAATACTATTCCAGATTTCTTTACCCAACCCACGCAATTCTAAAATGCTGTGCTTTGGCTTAGATGTCATCGTCACTCGTTGACGAATTAAACTGGATAAATCTTCAATTAAGCGTATTTGTTCTTCAGGAGTTAAACTTTGAGCTTGTTGTAATACTTCTTGATAGCTAGACATAAAATTTACACTTTTAATTTTCTGCTCTAAATCTAATATACACAGACTACTTTTATATATTTTACAAACTAGCGTTAGCATCGCTTACCGTAGGTATTGCCCACAGTGCCATCATAGAATTAGCGATCGCTCTCACTTTACCCAAAATGCGATCGCCTCAATGAAATAAATCTAATTTCTTCCACCTTGAAGGCTCGTTCAGAGTTGGGGATGCTAGCAACTTATTTCGGCAGTCGCAATTATTGATTGTGTGAGTGCCATTGCTATTTCAGCGATCGCCATTGCTATTTCTGCAATCGCATTTATTGATTCTATGAGTGCCATTGCTATTTCGGCAATTGCATTTATTGATTCAGCGATCGCCATTGGTATTTCGACAGTCGCATTTATTGATTAAGTGAGTACCATTGTGATTTCAGCGATCGCCGTTATTGATTGTGTTTATCCCGAAACCACAAATCGACACAGATGAATATGTAGAAACACAGACAAATTCCCAATCATTGCGTTAAACCGTAGATTATAAAATCCACAAAACTACTCATCTCAGATACAAGGGCATCCCATTATCTTGAAAAAGATGATTCAAGGAATACTCCCATGTCTCTAAAAACTCGCGGTTCTGCTGCTGTGGACAAAGCCCAACGTCGTCTCGCCCTGCTTAAATCCATTGATGAGCATCTGGATTTCGGACACGGATTAACCATTGAAGCCTACAGCCGCCTAATCGATGCCACCCGTGCCATGCTGGAAGCCCATAATACGCTGCTGTCCAATCTTGATGAATCTCGTAAGACGTTAACCCAGATGGACAAAACGCTCTCGGAAATGTCTGAACGGATGCTCAGTGGAGTCGCGACTATCTACGGCAAAAACAGCATCGAGTATGCAAAGGCAGGCGGTTCTAATCGCAAGCGGAGTAAAAAATCTATTTCACAAGTTCCTCCAGTTGTAGCGGTTCTTGCCACTCAATCAGCCCAAACTGCAACTGCGAACAAGTTAACTGACGGCAACGGCAGCTTGGGCGATCGCTCCGTCAGTCATGCGG
It encodes:
- a CDS encoding type II toxin-antitoxin system VapC family toxin; its protein translation is MLVYPLRQGNTTLAQQYREILFNSQELTTIEVFPDIAETAAQLRANYNLRTPDAIQIATAIRGGASFFLTNDARLPSLPGLSVLVLEQLIV